A genomic window from Prunus persica cultivar Lovell chromosome G2, Prunus_persica_NCBIv2, whole genome shotgun sequence includes:
- the LOC18785551 gene encoding protein IQ-DOMAIN 14 isoform X2 gives MAKRSWFNIVKRFFVSETQSKQKNEKRRKWIFGKLKIKRLTSLTAPSPPSPLKQRAQNEAEEEQNRHALTVAIASTAAAAHAAAEVVRLTGTPQSSEKCLEKEKSLSINIAQNEATKLAHQCERQVQESAAVKIQTAFRGYLAKKALRALKGIVKLQAIIRGRAVRRQAMTTLKCLQSIINIQSHACARRFQTIEDAPHCDEHNQFQSLRDKIIRMDSNSQRRWDGSLISKEEAEALFLSKKEAMLKRERIREYSYTHRKSAESERNKVNGRWRYWLDQWVDTQLSKSKELEDLDTVLDLNAKRKEEFGGKQLRLRNFQRQKIQIEGMDSPVFVPRRSSYHRKQCSLGDENSFTSSPVVPTYMAATKSAKAKARSLSSPKLRAGSLDTYSESYSPCKNNISLISSITSEVPISSTGKILGKCSSIQQRSPSMKGLPSPLRLKQTAKDRSFDWDRQTAFR, from the exons atgGCAAAGAGGAGCTGGTTCAATATAGTGAAGAGGTTCTTTGTTTCAGAGACACAGTCAAAGCAAAAAAAT gagaagagaagGAAATGGATTTTTGGAAAGCTTAAGATCAAAAGACTAACCTCATTAACTgcaccatcaccaccatcaccattaAAACAAAGGGCACAAAATGAGGCAGAGGAAGAACAGAACAGGCATGCTCTGACTGTGGCTATTGCCAGCACTGCTGCAGCAGCTCATGCTGCTGCTGAGGTTGTGAGGCTCACTGGCACCCCACAGTCTTCTGAGAAATGTTTGGAGAAGGAAAAATCATTGTCAATCAATATTGCTCAAAATGAGGCCACTAAGTTGGCACATCAATGTGAGAGACAAGTACAAGAATCTGCAGCTGTGAAAATACAAACTGCCTTTAGAGGCTACCTT GCAAAGAAGGCTTTGAGAGCACTAAAGGGAATAGTGAAGCTTCAAGCGATTATTCGAGGACGGGCTGTGAGACGTCAAGCAATGACTACACTCAAGTGCTTGCAATCCATAATAAATATCCAATCACATGCCTGCGCTAGGAGATTCCAAACGATCGAAGACGCTCCCCATTGCGATGAACATAATCAGTTCCAAAGTTTGAGAGACAAGATAATAAGG ATGGACTCAAACAGTCAAAGAAGGTGGGATGGCAGCCTCATTTCAAAGGAAGAGGCAGAGGCCTTGTTTCTAAGCAAGAAAGAAGCTATGCTTAAGAGAGAACGAATAAGGGAATACTCGTATACCCATCGG AAGTCAGCAGAATCAGAGAGAAACAAGGTAAATGGAAGATGGAGATACTGGTTGGACCAATGGGTAGATACACAACTTTCTAAAAGCAAAGAACTTGAGGACTTGGACAcggttttggatttgaatgcAAAGCGTAAAGAAGAATTTGGAGGAAAACAACTTAGGCTGAGAAACTTCCAAAGACAAAAGATTCAGATTGAAGGAATGGATTCTCCGGTGTTTGTACCAAGAAGATCTTCATACCACAGAAAGCAGTGTTCATTGGGAGATGAGAATTCCTTCACAAGCTCTCCTGTTGTTCCAACTTACATggctgcaacaaaatctgccaAGGCAAAAGCAAGGTCTCTAAGCTCCCCTAAGTTAAGGGCAGGCAGTTTAGATACTTACTCTGAGAGCTATTCACCATGCAAGAACAACATCTCTCTTATATCTTCTATCACCAGTGAAGTCCCAATTAGCAGCACTGGAAAAATATTGGGCAAGTGTAGTAGTATCCAGCAAAGATCTCCAAGCATGAAGGGCCTTCCAAGCCCTTTAAGATTAAAACAGACGGCAAAGGATCGAAGCTTCGATTGGGATAGACAAACTGCTTTTAGATGA
- the LOC18785551 gene encoding protein IQ-DOMAIN 14 isoform X1, with protein MAKRSWFNIVKRFFVSETQSKQKNKEKRRKWIFGKLKIKRLTSLTAPSPPSPLKQRAQNEAEEEQNRHALTVAIASTAAAAHAAAEVVRLTGTPQSSEKCLEKEKSLSINIAQNEATKLAHQCERQVQESAAVKIQTAFRGYLAKKALRALKGIVKLQAIIRGRAVRRQAMTTLKCLQSIINIQSHACARRFQTIEDAPHCDEHNQFQSLRDKIIRMDSNSQRRWDGSLISKEEAEALFLSKKEAMLKRERIREYSYTHRKSAESERNKVNGRWRYWLDQWVDTQLSKSKELEDLDTVLDLNAKRKEEFGGKQLRLRNFQRQKIQIEGMDSPVFVPRRSSYHRKQCSLGDENSFTSSPVVPTYMAATKSAKAKARSLSSPKLRAGSLDTYSESYSPCKNNISLISSITSEVPISSTGKILGKCSSIQQRSPSMKGLPSPLRLKQTAKDRSFDWDRQTAFR; from the exons atgGCAAAGAGGAGCTGGTTCAATATAGTGAAGAGGTTCTTTGTTTCAGAGACACAGTCAAAGCAAAAAAAT aaggagaagagaagGAAATGGATTTTTGGAAAGCTTAAGATCAAAAGACTAACCTCATTAACTgcaccatcaccaccatcaccattaAAACAAAGGGCACAAAATGAGGCAGAGGAAGAACAGAACAGGCATGCTCTGACTGTGGCTATTGCCAGCACTGCTGCAGCAGCTCATGCTGCTGCTGAGGTTGTGAGGCTCACTGGCACCCCACAGTCTTCTGAGAAATGTTTGGAGAAGGAAAAATCATTGTCAATCAATATTGCTCAAAATGAGGCCACTAAGTTGGCACATCAATGTGAGAGACAAGTACAAGAATCTGCAGCTGTGAAAATACAAACTGCCTTTAGAGGCTACCTT GCAAAGAAGGCTTTGAGAGCACTAAAGGGAATAGTGAAGCTTCAAGCGATTATTCGAGGACGGGCTGTGAGACGTCAAGCAATGACTACACTCAAGTGCTTGCAATCCATAATAAATATCCAATCACATGCCTGCGCTAGGAGATTCCAAACGATCGAAGACGCTCCCCATTGCGATGAACATAATCAGTTCCAAAGTTTGAGAGACAAGATAATAAGG ATGGACTCAAACAGTCAAAGAAGGTGGGATGGCAGCCTCATTTCAAAGGAAGAGGCAGAGGCCTTGTTTCTAAGCAAGAAAGAAGCTATGCTTAAGAGAGAACGAATAAGGGAATACTCGTATACCCATCGG AAGTCAGCAGAATCAGAGAGAAACAAGGTAAATGGAAGATGGAGATACTGGTTGGACCAATGGGTAGATACACAACTTTCTAAAAGCAAAGAACTTGAGGACTTGGACAcggttttggatttgaatgcAAAGCGTAAAGAAGAATTTGGAGGAAAACAACTTAGGCTGAGAAACTTCCAAAGACAAAAGATTCAGATTGAAGGAATGGATTCTCCGGTGTTTGTACCAAGAAGATCTTCATACCACAGAAAGCAGTGTTCATTGGGAGATGAGAATTCCTTCACAAGCTCTCCTGTTGTTCCAACTTACATggctgcaacaaaatctgccaAGGCAAAAGCAAGGTCTCTAAGCTCCCCTAAGTTAAGGGCAGGCAGTTTAGATACTTACTCTGAGAGCTATTCACCATGCAAGAACAACATCTCTCTTATATCTTCTATCACCAGTGAAGTCCCAATTAGCAGCACTGGAAAAATATTGGGCAAGTGTAGTAGTATCCAGCAAAGATCTCCAAGCATGAAGGGCCTTCCAAGCCCTTTAAGATTAAAACAGACGGCAAAGGATCGAAGCTTCGATTGGGATAGACAAACTGCTTTTAGATGA